Proteins encoded by one window of Amaranthus tricolor cultivar Red isolate AtriRed21 chromosome 4, ASM2621246v1, whole genome shotgun sequence:
- the LOC130809985 gene encoding uncharacterized protein LOC130809985 isoform X1 codes for MDDRGGGSFVAVRRISHGSCHTNSGISAFWCCLTEGVAYDFVAEVVAGSAAWLGRGLSCVCAQRRDSDARPSFDLTPTQEECLQRLQYRIDVAYDCSNLEHQEALKALWNAAFPGEELRSLISEQWKEMGWQGKDPSTDFRGGGFISLENLLFFARTFPKSFQDLLRKQEGNRALWEYPFAVAGVNITFMLIQMLDLEADFLWFSVKPRMLVGAIFLKFLAENESAFDLLYCITFKLLDHLWLEMHASYMDFNSVMKATRRQLEREMMLEDIMRLEDLPSYGLLSK; via the exons ATGGATGACCGAGGTGGTGGTTCATTTGTGGCAGTGCGAAGAATTTCTCATGGATCCTGCCATACAAATTCGG GAATTAGTGCTTTTTGGTGTTGTCTTACTGAAGGTGTTGCTTATGATTTTGTAGCGGAGGTTGTTGCGGGATCAGCAGCTTGGTTAGGTAGAGGTCTTTCGTGTGTTTGTGCTCAAAGAAGAGATAGTGATGCCCGGCCGTCATTTGATTTGACTCCAACTCAG GAAGAGTGCTTGCAGCGATTGCAGTACCGCATAGATGTGGCCTATGATTGCTCAAACCTAGAACATCAG GAAGCTTTAAAGGCATTGTGGAATGCTGCCTTTCCTGGTGAAGAACTTCGTAGTTTGATATCTGAACAATGGAAGGAAATGGGATGGCAGGGGAAAGATCCGTCTACAGATTTCAG GGGTGGTGGCTTCATCTCATTGGAGAACCTGCTGTTTTTTGCTAGAACTTTTCCg AAATCCTTCCAAGACCTTCTACGAAAACAGGAAGGAAATCGAGCTTTGTGGGAATATCCCTTTGCTGTGGCAGGTGTGAATATTACATTCATGCTGATCCAGATGCTAGACCTTGAAGCAG ATTTTCTCTGGTTTTCAGTCAAACCACGAATGCTGGTGGGAGCAATCTTTCTGAAGTTTCTTGCTG AGAATGAGTCTGCATTTGATTTGCTGTATTGTATCACATTCAAGCTGCTTGACCATCTATGGCTTGAGATGCATGCCTCATACATGGATTTCAAT TCTGTTATGAAGGCTACACGCCGTCAACTTGAGAGAGAAATGATGCTTGAAGACATTATGCGGCTTGAAGACCTGCCGTCGTATGGCCTTCTCTCAAAATAG
- the LOC130809985 gene encoding uncharacterized protein LOC130809985 isoform X3, which produces MDDRGGGSFVAVRRISHGSCHTNSAEVVAGSAAWLGRGLSCVCAQRRDSDARPSFDLTPTQEECLQRLQYRIDVAYDCSNLEHQEALKALWNAAFPGEELRSLISEQWKEMGWQGKDPSTDFRGGGFISLENLLFFARTFPKSFQDLLRKQEGNRALWEYPFAVAGVNITFMLIQMLDLEADFLWFSVKPRMLVGAIFLKFLAENESAFDLLYCITFKLLDHLWLEMHASYMDFNSVMKATRRQLEREMMLEDIMRLEDLPSYGLLSK; this is translated from the exons ATGGATGACCGAGGTGGTGGTTCATTTGTGGCAGTGCGAAGAATTTCTCATGGATCCTGCCATACAAATTCGG CGGAGGTTGTTGCGGGATCAGCAGCTTGGTTAGGTAGAGGTCTTTCGTGTGTTTGTGCTCAAAGAAGAGATAGTGATGCCCGGCCGTCATTTGATTTGACTCCAACTCAG GAAGAGTGCTTGCAGCGATTGCAGTACCGCATAGATGTGGCCTATGATTGCTCAAACCTAGAACATCAG GAAGCTTTAAAGGCATTGTGGAATGCTGCCTTTCCTGGTGAAGAACTTCGTAGTTTGATATCTGAACAATGGAAGGAAATGGGATGGCAGGGGAAAGATCCGTCTACAGATTTCAG GGGTGGTGGCTTCATCTCATTGGAGAACCTGCTGTTTTTTGCTAGAACTTTTCCg AAATCCTTCCAAGACCTTCTACGAAAACAGGAAGGAAATCGAGCTTTGTGGGAATATCCCTTTGCTGTGGCAGGTGTGAATATTACATTCATGCTGATCCAGATGCTAGACCTTGAAGCAG ATTTTCTCTGGTTTTCAGTCAAACCACGAATGCTGGTGGGAGCAATCTTTCTGAAGTTTCTTGCTG AGAATGAGTCTGCATTTGATTTGCTGTATTGTATCACATTCAAGCTGCTTGACCATCTATGGCTTGAGATGCATGCCTCATACATGGATTTCAAT TCTGTTATGAAGGCTACACGCCGTCAACTTGAGAGAGAAATGATGCTTGAAGACATTATGCGGCTTGAAGACCTGCCGTCGTATGGCCTTCTCTCAAAATAG
- the LOC130810479 gene encoding uncharacterized protein LOC130810479 — protein MQIPTKILETFNYFAGISPLHKFPPFHPQFLRSYHHRSSIPNSISYFSHRSHSPRVFCNFGEDARSETRLKGRNRSIKCEIKTKAKGKDNVWSVDNEVAKEVEEKKRGKQRRRRRSGKSVKNLKKIGKDSNLMVSGAMLMEVETVLQTQEPVIRPAWYTFVSSVSGIWKGVGAVFSPITAEMEPIDTGGNDEYLFDCYTLSRVQASQSGSNTSQIQRKTNWVTLNPYGEKELENGGSNSNKGEGKHDNFSSGVKAKGHRGKADYIMPKFENFDFAKCDVMEEDIMRMEPGLVFFEDGSYSRGPVDIPVGEVDESKYYLSPMYRFEQCLVKGCHKRLRIVHTIEFNNGGADIQILRIAVYEEQWVGPANFVEDSEVELDMKPFSQRKRTRPSELTGPWKVFEMSATPIFGDDPKSEKSNGPPFVYLCMETMKNRSLPENPAYFGEEEMIDMQDVAVLWLPGGVTTYVDVNKDGVLCIGVGWYSDEGINLVMERDYETDGKLREVRWKSEVKRRWSESDSLPS, from the exons ATGCAAATTCCGACAAAAATCCTAGAAACATTTAACTACTTCGCCGGAATTTCTCCCCTCCATAAATTTCCCCCTTTTCATCCTCAATTTCTCCGCTCTTATCATCATCGTAGCTCAATTCCGAATTccatttcttatttttctcaCCGGAGTCACTCTCCTAGGGTTTTCTGTAACTTCGGCGAAGATGCCAGGAGTGAAACACGCCTTAAAGGTAGAAATAGGAGTATAAAATGTGAAATTAAAACTAAAGCGAAAGGAAAGGATAATGTCTGGAGCGTCGATAATGAGGTTGCGAAAGAGGTGGAAGAAAAAAAGAGAGGAAAGCAGCGAAGAAGGAGGAGAAGTGGAAAGAGTGTTAAAAATTTGAAGAAGATTGGTAAAGATTCTAATCTTATGGTTTCTGGTGCTATGTTAATGGAAGTTGAAACTGTTTTGCAAACTCAg GAGCCTGTTATTCGACCAGCTTGGTACACTTTTGTGAGTAGCGTAAGCGGGATTTGGAAGGGAGTTGGAGCAGTCTTCTCACCCATTACTGCTGAAATGGAACCAATCGATACAGGAGGCAATGATGAGTATTTATTTGATTGCTATACTCTTTCTCGAGTGCAAGCTTCACAATCTGGAAGTAATACCTCTCAAATTCAGAGAAAAACCAATTGGGTTACTCTAAACCCTTACGGTGAGAAAGAATTAGAGAATGGTGGTAGTAACAGCAACAAAGGTGAGGGGAAGCATGACAACTTTTCTTCAGGTGTGAAGGCAAAAGGCCATAGGGGAAAGGCTGATTACATTATGCCGAAGTTTGAGAATTTTGATTTTgcaaagtgtgatgtgatggAAGAGGATATCATGAGGATGGAACCTGGTCTTGTTTTCTTTGAG GATGGATCTTATTCTCGAGGACCAGTTGACATTCCAGTGGGTGAAGTAGATGAATCCAAGTATTATCTTTCTCCAATGTATAGATTTGAACAA TGTTTAGTCAAGGGCTGCCACAAGAGATTACGTATTGTGCACACTATTGAGTTTAATAATGGTGGTGCAGACATTCAGATACTAAGGATTGCTGTGTATGAAGAACAATGGGTCGGTCCGGCAAACTTTGTTGAGGATAG TGAGGTTGAGCTTGATATGAAGCCATTTTCTCAGAGAAAAAGAACGCGCCCATCAGAGCTTACAGGACCATGGAAGGTGTTCGAGATGAGTGCTACACCCATATTTGGTGATGACCCGAAATCTGAGAAAAGCAATGGCCCTCCTTTTGTTTATCTTTGCATGGAGACTATGAAAAATAGAAGCTTGCCTGAGAATCCCGCATATTTCGGTGAAGAAGAGATGATAGACATGCAGGATGTGGCTGTTCTTTGGCTCCCTGGTGGTGTTACCACTTATGTTGATGTCAACAAAGATGGAGTTCTTTGCATTGGAGTCGGATGGTACTCTGATGAAGGTATTAACCTCGTAATGGAGAGAGATTATGAAACAGATGGGAAACTTAGAGAGGTCCGGTGGAAATCTGAGGTAAAGAGAAGATGGTCAGAATCAGATTCTCTCCCTTCATAG
- the LOC130809985 gene encoding uncharacterized protein LOC130809985 isoform X4, with product MDDRGGGSFVAVRRISHGSCHTNSAEVVAGSAAWLGRGLSCVCAQRRDSDARPSFDLTPTQEECLQRLQYRIDVAYDCSNLEHQEALKALWNAAFPGEELRSLISEQWKEMGWQGKDPSTDFRGGGFISLENLLFFARTFPKSFQDLLRKQEGNRALWEYPFAVAGVNITFMLIQMLDLEAVKPRMLVGAIFLKFLAENESAFDLLYCITFKLLDHLWLEMHASYMDFNSVMKATRRQLEREMMLEDIMRLEDLPSYGLLSK from the exons ATGGATGACCGAGGTGGTGGTTCATTTGTGGCAGTGCGAAGAATTTCTCATGGATCCTGCCATACAAATTCGG CGGAGGTTGTTGCGGGATCAGCAGCTTGGTTAGGTAGAGGTCTTTCGTGTGTTTGTGCTCAAAGAAGAGATAGTGATGCCCGGCCGTCATTTGATTTGACTCCAACTCAG GAAGAGTGCTTGCAGCGATTGCAGTACCGCATAGATGTGGCCTATGATTGCTCAAACCTAGAACATCAG GAAGCTTTAAAGGCATTGTGGAATGCTGCCTTTCCTGGTGAAGAACTTCGTAGTTTGATATCTGAACAATGGAAGGAAATGGGATGGCAGGGGAAAGATCCGTCTACAGATTTCAG GGGTGGTGGCTTCATCTCATTGGAGAACCTGCTGTTTTTTGCTAGAACTTTTCCg AAATCCTTCCAAGACCTTCTACGAAAACAGGAAGGAAATCGAGCTTTGTGGGAATATCCCTTTGCTGTGGCAGGTGTGAATATTACATTCATGCTGATCCAGATGCTAGACCTTGAAGCAG TCAAACCACGAATGCTGGTGGGAGCAATCTTTCTGAAGTTTCTTGCTG AGAATGAGTCTGCATTTGATTTGCTGTATTGTATCACATTCAAGCTGCTTGACCATCTATGGCTTGAGATGCATGCCTCATACATGGATTTCAAT TCTGTTATGAAGGCTACACGCCGTCAACTTGAGAGAGAAATGATGCTTGAAGACATTATGCGGCTTGAAGACCTGCCGTCGTATGGCCTTCTCTCAAAATAG
- the LOC130809987 gene encoding nucleoside diphosphate kinase 1: MEQTFIMIKPDGVQRGLIGEIISRFEKKGFSLKALKLVNVERAFAEKHYADLSAKPFFNGLVEYIVSGPVVAMVWEGKGVVATGRKIIGATNPLASEPGTIRGDFAIDIGRNVIHGSDSVESATKEIALWFPEGVVCWQSSLHSWIYE; this comes from the exons atggAGCAGACTTTTATCATGATCAAGCCTGATGGTGTCCAAAGAGGACTG ATTGGTGAAATTATCAGCAGATTTGAGAAGAAGGGATTTTCATTGAAAG CTTTGAAACTTGTCAATGTGGAACGCGCTTTTGCCGAGAAGCACTATGCTGACTTGTCGGCCAAACCCTTCTTCAATGGTTTGGTTGAGTACATTGTTTCCGGACCTGTGGTTGCTATGGTCTGGGAAGGTAAGGGCGTTGTCGCCACTGGCAGGAAGATTATTGGAGCCACCAACCCTCTTGCTTCTGAGCCTGGAACTATCCGTGGAGATTTTGCCATTGACATCGGCAG AAATGTCATCCATGGAAGTGACTCTGTTGAGAGCGCAACAAAGGAGATTGCTCTATGGTTCCCTGAGGGTGTCGTCTGCTGGCAGAGCAGCCTTCActcatggatttacgagtag
- the LOC130810639 gene encoding RGG repeats nuclear RNA binding protein A-like — protein sequence MATMNPFDLLGDNDNDDPSQLLESASAHLQKTAAKKTPAQTPQNQQQKAAKLPTKPLPPAQAVRESKNETQRGGGRGGGRGGGRGGGRGGGRGRGGYYRDYSNNESAFNNTVAPGGGDEGERGSERRPFGGPRGPYRGGHRGGFNNEEGRDGERPRRTYERRSGTGHGSEMKRDGSGRGNWGTQADEVAPGTEEATEDNEKNLNAENPPAVEDAADGNKEGQPDETEEKEPEEKEMTLEEYEKLREEKRKALLALKTEERKVEVDKEFHSMQQLSNKKDDESVFIKLGSDKDKKKEAYEKEKVKKSVNINEFLKPAEGERFGGRGRGRGRGPRGGGYGGGGNRMYNTPALAIEDPGEFPTLGGK from the exons ATGGCAACTATGAACCCTTTTGATTTGTTGGGTGACAATGATAATGATGACCCATCTCAGCTCTTAGAGTCTGCTTCTGCTCATCTGCAGAAAACAGCTGCTAAGAAAACTCCTGCTCAAACCCCTCAAAATCAGCAACAAAAAGCTGCAAAATTGCCCACCAAACCTCTTCCTCCAGCTCAAGCTG TCCGGGAGTCGAAAAATGAAACTCAGCGTGGTGGAGGGCGTGGAGGAGGTCGTGGTGGAGGGCGTGGAGGAGGTCGTGGTGGTGGCCGTGGACGTGGGGGATACTATAGAGACTACTCTAACAATGAAAGTGCTTTCAATAACACCGTGGCACCCGGTGGAGGAGATGAAGGGGAAAGAGGTTCTGAAAGGCGACCTTTTGGAGGACCTCGTGGCCCTTATCGTGGTGGTCACCGAGGTGGTTTCAACAATGAGGAGGGCAGAGATGGAGAACGCCCACGTAGAACCTATGAACGCAGAAGTGGGACAGGGCACGG AAGTGAGATGAAACGTGACGGATCTGGCCGTGGAAACTGGGGCACTCAAGCTGACGAAGTAGCTCC AGGTACTGAGGAAGCTACGGAAGATAATGAAAAGAATTTGAATGCTGAGAATCCTCCGGCTGTAGAAGATGCTGCTGATGGCAACAAGGAGGGCCAGCCTGATGAGACTGAAGAAAAGGAACCCGAAGAGAAG GAGATGACACTAGAAGAGTATGAAAAGCTGCGGGAAGAGAAGCGGAAAGCTCTATTGGCTCTGAAGACCGAGGAACGGAAGGTGGAGGTTGACAAAGAATTCCATTCCATGCAACAACTTTCAAACAAGAAAGATGATGAATCTGTTTTCATTAAATTG GGATCCGACAAGGATAAAAAGAAGGAGGCATATGAAAAGGAGAAGGTGAAGAAG TCTGTGAACATCAATGAGTTCCTAAAGCCCGCTGAAGGTGAGAGATTTGGCGGCCGAGGCAGGGGACGTGGTCGTGGACCAAGGGGTGGCGGTTATGGTGGCGGAGGCAATAGGATGTATAATACACCTGCTCTCGCAATCGAAGATCCCGGGGAGTTCCCAACTTTAGGTGGCAAGTGA
- the LOC130809985 gene encoding uncharacterized protein LOC130809985 isoform X2, with translation MDDRGGGSFVAVRRISHGSCHTNSGISAFWCCLTEGVAYDFVAEVVAGSAAWLGRGLSCVCAQRRDSDARPSFDLTPTQEECLQRLQYRIDVAYDCSNLEHQEALKALWNAAFPGEELRSLISEQWKEMGWQGKDPSTDFRGGGFISLENLLFFARTFPKSFQDLLRKQEGNRALWEYPFAVAGVNITFMLIQMLDLEAVKPRMLVGAIFLKFLAENESAFDLLYCITFKLLDHLWLEMHASYMDFNSVMKATRRQLEREMMLEDIMRLEDLPSYGLLSK, from the exons ATGGATGACCGAGGTGGTGGTTCATTTGTGGCAGTGCGAAGAATTTCTCATGGATCCTGCCATACAAATTCGG GAATTAGTGCTTTTTGGTGTTGTCTTACTGAAGGTGTTGCTTATGATTTTGTAGCGGAGGTTGTTGCGGGATCAGCAGCTTGGTTAGGTAGAGGTCTTTCGTGTGTTTGTGCTCAAAGAAGAGATAGTGATGCCCGGCCGTCATTTGATTTGACTCCAACTCAG GAAGAGTGCTTGCAGCGATTGCAGTACCGCATAGATGTGGCCTATGATTGCTCAAACCTAGAACATCAG GAAGCTTTAAAGGCATTGTGGAATGCTGCCTTTCCTGGTGAAGAACTTCGTAGTTTGATATCTGAACAATGGAAGGAAATGGGATGGCAGGGGAAAGATCCGTCTACAGATTTCAG GGGTGGTGGCTTCATCTCATTGGAGAACCTGCTGTTTTTTGCTAGAACTTTTCCg AAATCCTTCCAAGACCTTCTACGAAAACAGGAAGGAAATCGAGCTTTGTGGGAATATCCCTTTGCTGTGGCAGGTGTGAATATTACATTCATGCTGATCCAGATGCTAGACCTTGAAGCAG TCAAACCACGAATGCTGGTGGGAGCAATCTTTCTGAAGTTTCTTGCTG AGAATGAGTCTGCATTTGATTTGCTGTATTGTATCACATTCAAGCTGCTTGACCATCTATGGCTTGAGATGCATGCCTCATACATGGATTTCAAT TCTGTTATGAAGGCTACACGCCGTCAACTTGAGAGAGAAATGATGCTTGAAGACATTATGCGGCTTGAAGACCTGCCGTCGTATGGCCTTCTCTCAAAATAG